A section of the Bacteroidetes Order II. bacterium genome encodes:
- a CDS encoding HEAT repeat domain-containing protein, whose protein sequence is MFEFWKFYKKLLNGEIYFDEFPQERLLRFKKETLSLLKENVKNEDQEGLETTLSVLFYDGADADYTDILLQLLDEKWHTSEEDIISVLELIKDPKSVDKLYEVALDVPDYDDMRAIAKKSIWALSAVNTPEAIQKLKLLEKVDDPIIKENATFQLEEVLKKH, encoded by the coding sequence ATGTTTGAATTTTGGAAATTTTATAAAAAGCTTTTAAATGGTGAAATTTATTTTGATGAATTTCCTCAAGAGCGATTATTGCGTTTTAAAAAAGAAACCCTTTCTTTATTAAAAGAAAATGTCAAAAATGAAGACCAAGAGGGTTTAGAAACCACTCTATCTGTTCTTTTTTATGACGGCGCAGATGCTGATTACACAGATATTTTACTGCAACTTTTAGATGAGAAATGGCACACTTCTGAAGAGGATATTATAAGTGTTCTCGAATTGATTAAAGACCCTAAAAGCGTAGACAAATTATATGAAGTTGCTCTTGATGTTCCTGATTACGATGATATGAGAGCTATAGCCAAAAAATCTATATGGGCTTTGAGTGCTGTTAATACACCTGAAGCAATACAAAAATTAAAGCTTTTAGAAAAAGTTGATGATCCAATTATAAAAGAAAATGCAACTTTTCAACTTGAGGAAGTTCTTAAAAAGCATTAA
- a CDS encoding sigma-70 family RNA polymerase sigma factor — translation MDEHFFRHESGRLVVRLTRFFGTHHLALIEDVVQDTLVKAWEVWRFRGLPENPSTWLFRVARNKALDVLRRKKREQPLSWEHLEAFETEEHEREVLAHPLLADDVLRMMFVCCHPSLPQESQIALMLKYLCGFSVQEIARAFLTTEANIEKRLYRARQTFRKQHIPFEVPTQGALPARFSQVLLAIYLLFNEGYKSNQLHEVIRQELMEEALRLGVLLTEQPQTRQPEAFALLALMCFQAARTHARLTETGALCLLPDQNRCLWNGALIEIGKTYLNKAATGTHLSRYHLEAGISWEHTRAATYQATNWGKILQYYDALETIAPSPIASLNRLIALAEVEGPRVALAAFDHLPHRDALSTHHLYFSIRAYLLSAAGEREKALLAWEQALEKAPSEAERLLIQHKINALI, via the coding sequence ATGGACGAACATTTTTTCAGACACGAATCCGGACGTTTGGTGGTGCGGCTAACCCGCTTTTTCGGAACGCACCACCTTGCATTGATCGAGGATGTCGTTCAGGACACCCTTGTTAAGGCATGGGAGGTTTGGCGATTTCGCGGTCTTCCAGAAAACCCCTCGACATGGCTCTTTCGGGTGGCCCGTAATAAGGCCCTTGACGTGCTAAGACGCAAGAAAAGAGAACAACCGCTTTCGTGGGAGCACTTGGAAGCATTCGAGACAGAGGAGCATGAGCGCGAAGTTTTGGCACATCCGCTTCTTGCAGACGATGTCTTGCGTATGATGTTCGTTTGTTGCCACCCCAGCCTTCCGCAAGAATCGCAGATTGCCCTGATGCTCAAATACCTTTGTGGTTTTTCGGTTCAGGAGATTGCCCGTGCTTTTCTCACGACCGAAGCCAATATTGAGAAGCGTCTTTATCGGGCACGCCAAACGTTTCGGAAACAACACATTCCTTTCGAGGTTCCGACACAAGGTGCACTACCAGCGCGTTTTTCGCAAGTTCTGTTGGCGATATACCTCCTTTTTAATGAAGGCTACAAATCCAATCAACTTCATGAAGTGATTCGGCAGGAGTTGATGGAAGAGGCCCTCCGGCTGGGGGTTTTACTGACTGAACAACCTCAAACCCGTCAACCAGAAGCGTTTGCCCTGCTTGCACTCATGTGTTTTCAAGCGGCCCGCACCCATGCCCGCCTTACGGAAACGGGCGCTTTGTGTCTTTTACCAGATCAGAACCGATGTTTGTGGAATGGTGCACTCATCGAGATTGGAAAAACGTATCTAAACAAAGCTGCTACGGGCACCCATTTATCACGCTACCACCTGGAGGCGGGTATTTCGTGGGAGCATACCCGTGCCGCTACCTACCAAGCAACCAACTGGGGCAAAATTTTGCAATATTATGATGCCTTGGAAACAATAGCCCCCTCTCCGATAGCCTCCCTCAACCGCTTGATTGCACTTGCTGAGGTTGAAGGCCCCCGTGTTGCCCTCGCAGCCTTCGACCACCTCCCCCATCGAGATGCGCTCTCCACACATCACCTGTATTTTTCCATTCGTGCCTATTTATTGTCTGCAGCCGGAGAAAGAGAAAAGGCACTTTTGGCATGGGAACAAGCCTTAGAAAAGGCGCCGTCTGAAGCAGAGCGCCTGCTTATTCAGCACAAGATAAACGCCCTTATCTGA
- a CDS encoding alpha/beta hydrolase, with protein MVDPDGKDTWFVHGTIFADYSQDDNHFQSLGKRYAEGHLRSWQNALGDTGEGHFSNWSGGNNDKERREAAAQLAFSIMQTLHKDPSKTVNIVAHSHGGNVAIMALNTLANAGINTKTVVMMGTPSRAYKLTDTARRHIQTTLNLYNKYDGVQTNGGSTPRFVGGDRLGNPVYTGGFEIGPAGRAHGGFDNRDVTDLTGLKSLQVPIYAKGRQVGYRTQNPGIWDAHGAMHTNQNVMNFVHQYLVHRGLAK; from the coding sequence ATGGTGGATCCGGATGGGAAAGACACTTGGTTTGTACATGGAACAATATTTGCGGATTATAGTCAAGATGATAATCATTTTCAATCGTTAGGAAAAAGATATGCAGAGGGTCATCTGCGATCATGGCAAAATGCTTTAGGAGATACAGGAGAAGGGCATTTTTCCAATTGGTCAGGTGGAAATAATGATAAAGAACGGAGGGAGGCAGCAGCTCAATTGGCATTTTCAATCATGCAAACACTACACAAAGATCCTTCCAAAACGGTTAATATCGTTGCACACAGTCATGGTGGCAATGTTGCAATTATGGCGCTTAATACACTTGCAAATGCAGGTATTAACACAAAAACGGTCGTTATGATGGGTACCCCTTCACGAGCGTACAAACTGACAGATACTGCAAGACGACATATTCAAACGACGCTCAATTTGTACAATAAATATGATGGAGTACAAACTAATGGCGGAAGTACACCAAGATTTGTAGGTGGAGATCGTCTAGGAAATCCTGTTTATACAGGCGGTTTTGAAATTGGACCTGCTGGCAGGGCACACGGAGGTTTTGATAATCGAGATGTAACTGACTTAACAGGTTTAAAATCCCTACAAGTTCCAATTTATGCAAAAGGTCGCCAAGTAGGATATAGAACACAAAACCCAGGTATATGGGACGCACATGGTGCCATGCACACCAATCAGAATGTCATGAATTTTGTCCATCAGTATTTAGTTCATCGAGGTTTAGCAAAATGA
- a CDS encoding DUF4291 domain-containing protein: MNERIVRAVYDNNTITVYQAFNKYIAQSAVEHQTFVSPPFKKERMTWIKPSFLWMMYRSGWAIKENQECILAIKIKRLGLEWALQNSCLSHFDSSVHTSYETWKKILKNSPVRIQWDPEKDIFLHPLNYRSIQIGLSDIAVERYVTDWIVQVDDITENCKHINQLINEGKINQAKDLLPQEQIYPLPENIALIVNAF, from the coding sequence ATGAATGAAAGAATAGTAAGAGCTGTATATGATAACAATACCATTACAGTTTATCAAGCGTTTAATAAATATATCGCTCAATCCGCAGTAGAGCATCAAACTTTTGTATCTCCTCCTTTTAAAAAGGAAAGAATGACTTGGATTAAACCTTCTTTCCTGTGGATGATGTATCGTTCTGGTTGGGCTATCAAAGAAAATCAGGAGTGCATTTTAGCAATAAAAATAAAGCGTTTAGGACTTGAATGGGCTCTACAAAACTCCTGCCTATCTCATTTTGATAGTTCAGTTCATACATCATATGAAACATGGAAAAAAATACTCAAAAATTCGCCTGTTCGTATTCAATGGGATCCTGAAAAAGATATTTTCTTACATCCCTTAAATTATCGTTCTATTCAAATAGGTTTATCAGATATTGCAGTAGAAAGATATGTTACTGATTGGATTGTGCAGGTTGATGATATTACAGAGAATTGCAAACACATCAACCAACTTATTAATGAGGGTAAAATAAATCAGGCAAAGGATTTATTGCCACAAGAACAAATTTACCCTTTGCCTGAAAATATCGCTTTAATAGTTAATGCTTTTTAA